TCTTCCAATAGCTCGTTTAACTACAGAACTACAGTTGAACGACATCTATATTTGGTCATATTCATTGGGCCACAGATAAGCATCTCCTATTCACAGTCCTGTTTTTAGTATAGAATTATAACAATGTGGCCCTGCAGCAGTACTGCTTCCATTAGCACTACAGCATTCTATCTTCACACTCACTAAGCACTGCAAACATGCTTTATCTTTTGACACACAAAATGACTAGAATTATAATAGATCAAGTAGCACAATCAGACTCAGCAAAGGATGGTTTAATTCAAAGAACCTTcattcgcaaaaaaagaaaaagaaaactaaaatcAAGAGTTCGCACAACACAACAGATACTGTTAGTATGAAAAAGAACAAACTTTGCCACGACAGACAGCAAAAAATATTGCCCCAGAAGTAGAAGAATCACGTAGTTTGGCTGCATAGTCCTGCAAATCAAATGGTATACAGTTATCTAAGCCAATGAAGAGTTTAAGCTCAAGTAGCAACCAATAAAAGATCTCGTAACCTCAATTGCATCTGGAAAGTTCGATGACTGCCTAGGCTCTATAACTGGTTGCTTGTGCTTGCACATTCTCTGCCAAATTGTGTTCTCGTCCACTGAATGTTCATGGTTCTGTGAAGGACTCAAACTCCTCAAGGCCAAATACCACAAATGATTGGGAATCAACTCATAGAAATTACTCATACCCTATTTTTCCAGAAGTCAATACACTTGTCCATCATAGAATATGAAGGAAAGAAAACGAGGAGTCCATCTGGTACAATACGGGCAAAATTAACTGCAAAACAACCACATTTGTCAAAATGCATACAGCAGCTATCTTAAGATGCAAACAGCTTAGAAGCCTACCTATAACAAGCCCCAGCTCTTGTTTGTATTTTATGGTTTCACGCGTCCGGTAAGAAGAATTAAGTGAATGTCCTGATGGCCCCACAGGCACAACTCCAACCCAGATTTGATCCGGAGAAATAACATGAGGATTCTCTAGCCTAACTGGGAACTCACTGGTTCATGGGAATGTAGCATCAAAAGGGTAATAAACATAACAGAAAAGCTTCAAGTGGATAATATTTAGTGAATGAGGATTAAAGTAGAGTCTTACTTACAGGTTTAATTCCATGGCAAGTGAGTCCAAGGGAGATAACGTTCCAGATGTTAATATAATGGAGCGCACACCCAACTTAAGAAATTCCTCCATAGCAAGCCCTGGGTTAAAACACCACCAACTAAGAGTCCTTGTAGCCTTGCCTGCAAATACAGAAAAGTGCAGATGAATGAAAATTACAACTCACAAGGAGGTGTGGAACTGTATTTGGATTCAATGAGGTTATGCACACAGTTTACAATTAATCAGGTAACAGAGAAAGACTAACATGCAATGGTCCTGATCCATTGCTTATAACACAATAAATACTGCAGCAACTAAACGATGCAAACTTTATTAGAAACCTTGAGGCATAAAGGAACAGTTAGTgacagcaaaacaaaaaatcacaTAAACATCTTGACTACAGAGATGGTTATGAGCATGGTGCTATGCAAAAAAGAAACCGGATAAAAATAATGAACACACAAGATATACGTACATTCTGAACTTACCAAAAAGTTGCAATGAGTCTCCAGATGCTTGTCGTGATTCGTTCACATGGAACtggaaataaaatatttgaGTCTGGTTGTAagagtacaaaatttgtaatcAAGTATGGAAGCTTATACTGCAAACATGAAAATAGGTTGGATGAAAAGATTAAGAGTGAAGTCATACTAGAGCACATGCATTTATCACCATCATACTGtacatgtacatatatggATAAGGATGGCTCATCAGTCAAACAAAGGAGAGAAGTAGCACTTGTGTAAGGTAGAGAAACTTACACGATAATACTTCGCATGGTCTTGACGACCACCCCTAAAAATTATGTCAAGCATGTCCCTAATTGTTTCCAATCTAGACACAGTAGCCTTTGCCTTAACCCCAGCTTTAGTTTCACCAGAATTTCCTTAATACATAGGAACAAAACAAAGGAGCTCAGCTGCTTCGCATGCCACAATAATTTATAGGAAGTTCAATGTGTTCAACTAAAGTAACACAACGGGGCTCAAAAAGATTGACAGGTTTGGCGTAACTAATCATCAAGAAATGGAGTGTATTCCTATGGATAAAGAACCCAAGATAATATAATTACCTTCCTCGAGTAGTAGAGAAGCGCTATCAATTGTCTCAATTAGCTTCTTGGATGTTTCAGATGTAATATTCAGTTCAGAGAGGAACTCGTGTATGTAACTCCCAGGTTTCGTGTAGCCCAGCTCCTTGGATTCAATTACCAGCTcactaacttttttttcaagtGCCATTAAAAGAGCTGGAAAAAGAGTGCCCCTATTAACATGAGGAAATTTCACTTGCAAAATTGTCAAACTGAAATGTAGATGATGTAAGAACTTTAGGTAACCTTTGAGGATAGCATAGTTTTCTGGGTCAAATTGTTTATCAGCAGAATTTTCAATGGACCTCTTGAATGAACACAACTGGATGCATTCTTGAGCTTCCGCGATGCAAGAAGTGAGGTTATGGGGAAGCAAGTCAAAAGACGCAGCATCTGCACATATACTCTCCTGTATAAAAGAGTTATTGcaaattcaaaacaaaatacaagtGTAAAATATACTACCAGAAATACATCAGCTCAAAATGAATGTCAGGTATATATGCTGCTGCAATTTGGGCTCTTCAAACTTCAAGGCTGAAGTGCATCGGAAGAGTCCATCTACTAAATTAACATGTATTCAAAGCATATTTCCCTACCAGGTTGTGTGCTTCATCAAATATAAGTACTGCATTGTCCCATGGTATACCAGTCAAGGAACGCCGATTTCCGGGATCAATAAGATAGTTATAAGGAGCAAACAAAATATCGACCGATTTGGAAAGTTCCCTGGAGATGTAATATGGGCACCTAGAGTGACATAACAATAGAAAATGTgggtcagaaaaaaaaacatgtctgTTTAAGTGCCATGCCGTATGAAGTTaggaaaaatgaaatatgaaACTTACGGGCCCTTAGTTCTACCAATATTAACCAAGTCTTCAATGTCAAAAGGCTCACTCCCAAGTTCAGAATTGTTTCTCATGTATTCTACAGAAATTGCACAGCGTATGGTTAattaacaaataaaatattttcaagGGAAAAAGGCCACAGCAAGGACCTAAGGTAGAAAGAGGAAGAAACTGCAATAGCACAGAAAATTCAACCAGCACAACAGAAAGCACATGGCTGCCTTTAAGGGtaattacatgcatgcatcaagtTATAAATTGTGGCAACTACAGCAAAACTACTTGTATAGATTAGAGAAGCTCATAATCAGGGCATGGACATTGCtgatgtttattttatttgtatgCAGAACCAATTTGAAGGAAGTATCTGCCAAAAAAGAATGCAGTTGCATTTACCAGTGACAATATTGTTGTGACAGCACAAGCGTTTCTTGCAGAGGTAGTGACAACCGTTGTTCTGTGCTTTTCCCCGGAGTTTGCTCACTTCATCATGGATGCACATCTGCTCACGGGAGCCCAACACTGCCATTTTCGGCCTGTGAAATGTTGCACAACAAAAATCAACTACGGATAGTGAAGGGGATATGAGATTTAATCCAAACCATAACTGCAGCTCTAGGGGACATCTCCAGACCTCAGCGGCA
The Brachypodium distachyon strain Bd21 chromosome 2, Brachypodium_distachyon_v3.0, whole genome shotgun sequence genome window above contains:
- the LOC100823673 gene encoding regulator of telomere elongation helicase 1 homolog isoform X1, with product MPVYSIRGVDVDFPYDAYDCQITYMDRVLQSLQQGNNALLESPTGTGKTLCLLCSTLAWRRTFGEFLRGGGGGGGGGSQPSASQQSGPSGTQSSRYPVIIYASRTHSQLRQVIKELKATSYRPKMAVLGSREQMCIHDEVSKLRGKAQNNGCHYLCKKRLCCHNNIVTEYMRNNSELGSEPFDIEDLVNIGRTKGPCPYYISRELSKSVDILFAPYNYLIDPGNRRSLTGIPWDNAVLIFDEAHNLESICADAASFDLLPHNLTSCIAEAQECIQLCSFKRSIENSADKQFDPENYAILKGYLKFLHHLHFSLTILQVKFPHVNRGTLFPALLMALEKKVSELVIESKELGYTKPGSYIHEFLSELNITSETSKKLIETIDSASLLLEEGNSGETKAGVKAKATVSRLETIRDMLDIIFRGGRQDHAKYYRFHVNESRQASGDSLQLFGKATRTLSWWCFNPGLAMEEFLKLGVRSIILTSGTLSPLDSLAMELNLEFPVRLENPHVISPDQIWVGVVPVGPSGHSLNSSYRTRETIKYKQELGLVIVNFARIVPDGLLVFFPSYSMMDKCIDFWKNRNHEHSVDENTIWQRMCKHKQPVIEPRQSSNFPDAIEDYAAKLRDSSTSGAIFFAVCRGKVSEGLDFADRAGRAVIVTGMPFSTPTDPKVRLKRDYLDKQATPSNKNPKGLTGEEWYVQQAARAVNQAVGRVIRHRHDYGAIIYCDERFVWPNYQSQMSYWLKPYIKCYSKYGEVVQTLTKFFRDKVSLDSSKPKEMDCDDSIVPLADKYSPQDILSYSAATAANEHRGTTVPLNVTTRRSNYMKFAQITPANRATLSSIKQGCSSSSQLASSRDQLSQDSQVDMTMHGHLTEHSLKSLRLKKRAKIAGISNDAVGLHDVSSKLQHNVDLPRYQGERSTPLSKRSTIDEACETNEVIGERSRGQPTTGPAFLKQAREKLGTAEYGEFVELMKALKSKSMHMKDSLEAIAKLFSSPGRLPLLEGFRVFVSKNHLPLYEQLVRKYTVANTN